A single genomic interval of Solimonas sp. K1W22B-7 harbors:
- a CDS encoding LuxR C-terminal-related transcriptional regulator, with product MHLLIVDDHPMTCAGLRSLLQACYPQARIDTLHHLEGEALQGRWDYLFLDMHLPGLRFDEALDRLASRLAKVILISAAPEPEAVDLARRRGVCGLLLKNADVDHLLEGFRRIQAGEKVFVDADEMIGLRAPPQEALTERQRHVYEALLGGFSNKQIARTLSISEYTVKEHVTAILTIFGVRNRLELVLRQQKSPVV from the coding sequence ATGCACCTGCTGATCGTCGACGACCACCCCATGACCTGCGCCGGCCTGCGCAGCCTGCTGCAGGCCTGCTACCCGCAGGCCCGTATCGACACCCTGCATCATCTCGAGGGCGAAGCCCTGCAGGGGCGCTGGGACTACCTGTTCCTGGACATGCACCTGCCGGGCCTGCGCTTCGACGAGGCACTGGACCGCCTGGCGTCGCGGCTGGCAAAGGTGATCCTGATCTCCGCCGCGCCGGAGCCGGAAGCGGTAGACCTGGCACGGCGGCGCGGCGTCTGCGGCCTGCTGCTGAAGAACGCCGACGTCGATCACCTGCTGGAGGGCTTCCGCCGCATCCAGGCCGGCGAGAAAGTGTTCGTCGATGCCGACGAAATGATCGGCCTGCGGGCGCCGCCCCAGGAGGCGCTGACCGAGCGCCAGCGGCATGTCTACGAAGCCCTGCTGGGCGGCTTCTCCAACAAGCAGATCGCCCGCACCCTGAGCATCAGCGAATACACGGTGAAGGAACACGTCACCGCGATCCTGACGATCTTCGGCGTGCGCAACCGGCTGGAACTGGTGCTGCGGCAGCAGAAGTCGCCGGTCGTCTAG
- a CDS encoding SDR family NAD(P)-dependent oxidoreductase: MKIENSVFIVTGGASGLGAATAQALAARGGKLLIADLNEAAGTALAAELGNGSRFVRVDVSNEEQVQKAVDVAVKEMGGLHGAINCAGIGTPEKALGKEGPQALANFARVININLTGSFNVIRLAAWAMSQAAPSADGERGVVINTASVAAYDGQIGQPAYAASKAGVVGMTLPLAREFARFGIRVVTIAPGLFETPMMAGLPQPAQEALGKSVPFPPRLGRPAEFAQLAVQIVENIMLNGETIRLDGALRMAPK, translated from the coding sequence ATGAAAATCGAAAATTCCGTCTTCATCGTCACCGGCGGCGCCTCCGGCCTCGGCGCGGCCACCGCGCAGGCCCTGGCCGCGCGCGGCGGCAAGCTGCTGATCGCCGACCTCAACGAGGCCGCCGGCACCGCCCTGGCCGCCGAGCTGGGCAACGGCTCGCGCTTCGTGCGCGTGGACGTCAGCAACGAGGAGCAGGTACAAAAGGCCGTGGACGTGGCCGTCAAGGAGATGGGCGGCCTGCATGGCGCGATCAACTGCGCCGGCATCGGCACCCCCGAGAAGGCCCTGGGCAAGGAAGGACCGCAGGCGCTGGCCAACTTCGCCCGCGTGATCAACATCAACCTCACCGGCAGCTTCAACGTCATCCGCCTCGCCGCCTGGGCCATGAGCCAGGCCGCGCCGAGCGCCGACGGCGAGCGCGGCGTGGTGATCAACACCGCCTCGGTCGCAGCCTATGACGGCCAGATCGGCCAGCCCGCCTACGCCGCCTCCAAGGCCGGTGTGGTCGGCATGACGCTGCCACTGGCGCGCGAGTTCGCCCGCTTCGGCATCCGCGTGGTGACGATCGCCCCGGGCCTGTTCGAAACCCCGATGATGGCCGGCCTGCCGCAGCCCGCACAGGAAGCGCTGGGCAAGTCCGTGCCCTTCCCCCCGCGCCTCGGTCGCCCGGCGGAGTTCGCGCAGCTCGCCGTGCAGATCGTCGAGAACATCATGCTCAACGGCGAAACCATCCGCCTCGACGGCGCGCTGCGCATGGCACCGAAGTAA
- a CDS encoding acetoacetate decarboxylase family protein, giving the protein MNAPLPTPVVTDAPAPWELVGRGYIAMLRFSPDSKVQDSFLLPSLLGKRGKSAYGWLMFVDYQSSDVGPYHELLFIPGSFPFEDGQRHLSISRIFVSSMDSVVNGQRNWGIPKDVADFDVRYGDNGLDRVAVSRNGKVFAELDFKSYPFWIPFLGALIPKRFRTLGQHHEGKTFVYTPSASGWVKPARTMRAKADPAMFPNLGRARAVLTVAIPRFRMTFPVSKIIQR; this is encoded by the coding sequence ATGAACGCCCCCCTGCCCACGCCCGTCGTCACCGATGCCCCTGCGCCCTGGGAACTGGTCGGCCGCGGCTACATCGCGATGCTGCGCTTCTCGCCCGACAGCAAGGTGCAGGACAGCTTCCTGCTGCCATCCCTGCTGGGCAAGCGCGGCAAGTCGGCCTATGGCTGGCTGATGTTCGTGGACTACCAGAGTTCGGACGTGGGGCCCTACCACGAGCTGCTGTTCATCCCGGGCAGCTTCCCCTTCGAGGACGGCCAGCGCCACCTGTCGATCAGCCGCATCTTCGTGTCCTCGATGGACAGCGTGGTCAACGGCCAGCGCAACTGGGGCATCCCCAAGGACGTGGCGGACTTCGACGTGCGCTACGGCGACAACGGCCTCGACCGCGTCGCGGTGTCCAGGAACGGCAAGGTCTTCGCCGAACTGGACTTCAAGAGCTATCCGTTCTGGATTCCCTTCCTGGGCGCGCTGATCCCCAAGCGCTTCCGCACCCTGGGTCAGCACCATGAGGGCAAGACCTTCGTCTACACGCCCTCGGCCAGCGGCTGGGTCAAGCCCGCACGGACGATGCGCGCCAAGGCCGACCCGGCTATGTTCCCGAACCTCGGCCGCGCCAGGGCCGTGCTGACCGTGGCGATCCCGCGGTTCCGCATGACCTTCCCGGTTTCCAAGATCATCCAACGCTAA
- a CDS encoding SDR family NAD(P)-dependent oxidoreductase, with amino-acid sequence MRFRDRIVLVTGAASGIGRATAQRLSAEGAVLVLADVNLAGVQAVAAELAGPSRCIAFDAADPASCRALVAQATEGGRLDLLCNIAGVLDWAPLAEFDEARWDRVIAINLSAVFHLCRAAMPLLVASRGNIVNMASAGGMVGIPYNTAYGASKAGVIALTKSLALEFAAAGVRVNAVCPTGVKTPMLAGGFPAGVDVALLMRNASKLDGGALLEPEDVAAAVAFLASDEAKKVTGVAFPVDGGQTAG; translated from the coding sequence ATGCGCTTCCGCGACAGGATCGTGCTGGTCACCGGCGCCGCCTCGGGTATCGGCCGCGCCACGGCGCAGCGGCTGTCCGCCGAGGGTGCCGTGCTGGTGCTGGCGGACGTGAATCTCGCCGGGGTGCAGGCAGTGGCGGCGGAACTCGCGGGGCCCTCGCGCTGCATTGCCTTCGACGCCGCCGACCCGGCGTCCTGCCGCGCGCTGGTGGCCCAGGCGACCGAGGGCGGGCGGCTGGACCTGCTCTGCAACATCGCCGGCGTGCTCGACTGGGCGCCGCTGGCGGAGTTCGACGAGGCGCGCTGGGATCGCGTGATCGCGATCAACCTCAGCGCGGTGTTCCACCTCTGCCGCGCGGCGATGCCGCTGCTGGTGGCCAGCCGCGGCAATATCGTCAACATGGCCTCGGCCGGCGGCATGGTGGGGATTCCCTACAACACGGCCTACGGCGCTTCCAAGGCCGGCGTGATCGCGCTGACCAAGTCGCTGGCGCTGGAGTTCGCCGCCGCCGGGGTGCGCGTGAATGCGGTCTGTCCCACCGGGGTCAAGACGCCGATGCTGGCGGGTGGATTCCCGGCGGGTGTGGACGTGGCCCTGCTGATGCGCAATGCGTCGAAGCTGGACGGCGGTGCCTTGCTGGAGCCGGAGGATGTCGCGGCCGCGGTGGCCTTCCTGGCGTCGGATGAGGCGAAGAAGGTGACGGGGGTGGCGTTTCCGGTGGATGGGGGACAGACGGCTGGATAA
- a CDS encoding acyl-CoA dehydrogenase family protein: MKRPAIDSDMEMFRDSARKFFQTEIRPHSERWREAGIVDREAFTKAGEAGYLCMWADEQYGGLGIKDFRYEQILIEENATHGDSGYFITLHSRLVAPYLEHFGTEEQKQRLYPGIISGEKILAIAMTEPDAGSDLAGMKARAEDKGDHFLLNGSKTYISNGILADIVIVAAKTHPDNAHGVTLFLVERGMEGFERGRMLKKMGMKSQDTSELFFRDVKVPKANVLGQVHAGFYHLMKGLAEERLIAACGNLAGARAAMDVTKEFVRNRKVFGKPLSKMQNTRFKLAALDAEIDIAQVYVDRCVEQHNLGKLDPTDASRAKLFTSELQGRMVDEGVQLHGGAGYMDEYPICRMYQDERIHRILAGTSEIMKEIIARATLD; the protein is encoded by the coding sequence ATGAAACGTCCCGCCATCGACTCCGACATGGAGATGTTCCGCGACTCCGCGCGAAAGTTCTTCCAGACCGAAATCCGTCCGCACTCCGAGCGCTGGCGCGAGGCCGGCATCGTCGATCGCGAGGCCTTCACGAAGGCCGGCGAAGCGGGCTACCTGTGCATGTGGGCCGACGAGCAGTACGGCGGCCTGGGCATCAAGGACTTCCGCTACGAGCAGATCCTGATCGAGGAGAACGCGACGCACGGCGACAGCGGCTACTTCATCACCCTGCACAGCCGCCTGGTGGCGCCCTACCTCGAGCACTTCGGCACCGAGGAGCAGAAGCAGCGTCTCTATCCCGGCATCATCAGCGGCGAGAAGATCCTGGCCATCGCCATGACCGAGCCCGACGCCGGTTCCGACCTCGCCGGCATGAAGGCCCGCGCCGAGGACAAGGGCGACCACTTCCTGCTCAACGGCTCCAAGACCTACATCTCCAACGGCATCCTCGCCGACATCGTCATCGTCGCCGCCAAGACCCATCCGGACAATGCGCATGGCGTGACGCTGTTCCTGGTGGAACGCGGCATGGAAGGCTTCGAGCGCGGCCGCATGCTCAAGAAAATGGGCATGAAGTCGCAGGACACCTCCGAGCTGTTCTTCCGCGACGTGAAGGTGCCCAAGGCCAACGTGCTGGGCCAGGTGCATGCCGGCTTCTACCACCTGATGAAGGGCCTGGCCGAGGAGCGCCTGATCGCCGCCTGCGGCAACCTTGCCGGCGCGCGCGCCGCGATGGACGTCACCAAAGAATTCGTGCGCAACCGCAAGGTCTTCGGCAAGCCGCTGTCGAAGATGCAGAACACGCGCTTCAAGCTGGCCGCGCTCGACGCCGAGATCGACATCGCCCAGGTCTACGTCGACCGCTGCGTCGAACAGCACAACCTCGGCAAGCTCGATCCCACCGACGCCTCGCGCGCCAAGCTCTTCACCAGCGAGCTGCAGGGCCGCATGGTCGACGAGGGCGTGCAGCTGCACGGCGGCGCCGGCTACATGGACGAATACCCGATCTGCCGCATGTACCAGGACGAACGCATCCACCGCATCCTCGCCGGCACCTCCGAGATCATGAAGGAAATCATCGCGCGCGCGACGCTCGATTGA
- a CDS encoding enoyl-CoA hydratase-related protein, producing the protein MDYQEILYAVDDGVAVVRFNRPKVYNAITGQMLAELDAAFSRAAADAAVRAIVLTGEGKAFCSGADLAASLAMTPRDAQGRLDPGQALEDYYNPLILKMRALPKPIISAVNGIAAGAGANLGLMADITVCARSAYFLQAFVNIGLIPDAGGTWLLPRLVGQQRAMGMAMLGEKLSSEKALAWGLVWDVVDDEQLLPTAMAIAHKLANGPAAALERIKQAVYASDASTLPESLQLERRLQGECGHYDEFTEGVNAFLEKRKPVYRR; encoded by the coding sequence ATGGACTACCAGGAAATCCTCTACGCAGTGGATGATGGCGTGGCCGTCGTCCGCTTCAACCGCCCCAAGGTGTACAACGCGATCACCGGCCAGATGCTGGCCGAACTGGACGCCGCGTTCAGCCGCGCCGCTGCCGATGCCGCCGTGCGCGCGATCGTGCTGACCGGCGAGGGCAAGGCCTTCTGCTCGGGCGCCGACCTCGCCGCATCACTGGCGATGACGCCGCGTGACGCGCAGGGCCGCCTGGACCCCGGGCAGGCGCTGGAGGACTACTACAACCCGCTGATCCTGAAGATGCGCGCACTGCCCAAGCCGATCATCTCGGCGGTCAACGGCATTGCCGCCGGCGCCGGCGCCAACCTCGGCCTGATGGCCGACATCACGGTCTGCGCGCGTTCCGCCTACTTCCTGCAGGCCTTCGTCAACATCGGCCTGATCCCCGATGCCGGCGGCACCTGGCTGCTGCCGCGCCTGGTCGGCCAGCAGCGCGCCATGGGCATGGCGATGCTGGGCGAGAAGCTGTCCTCCGAGAAGGCGCTGGCCTGGGGCCTGGTCTGGGACGTGGTGGACGACGAGCAACTGCTGCCGACCGCGATGGCGATCGCGCACAAGCTGGCCAACGGACCGGCCGCGGCGCTGGAGCGCATCAAGCAGGCGGTCTATGCCAGCGATGCGAGCACGCTGCCCGAGTCGCTGCAGCTGGAGCGCAGGCTGCAGGGCGAGTGCGGCCACTACGACGAATTCACCGAAGGCGTGAACGCCTTCCTCGAGAAGCGCAAACCCGTCTACCGTCGCTAG
- a CDS encoding ATP-binding response regulator produces the protein MRLPFALFNYQAYSPQLATELLALGWGSLRPWLSPLAVGVVAALCWAVVDHSLLLSWLAFSAVNGALGLLLRRRYQQISVMALQELRIGEWLALLHGGVLLGAIWGALGLLLVPGLANHNLMIVMIYMAVSVSAASIASFGLAHVLSASAVSLGLLLPPLHHTFPGHWGQLAVMFLFFHATIIQAVLVRHHGNARNLMLEQEKDRLLEQQRSAAESAQRANREKSAFLAAASHDLRQPLHALMLTSHALRMRVPEGESRDLVDRVLEAGQALSDQFNGLMDLSKLEGGAYRLNQQPTPLMELLPRAIASHRQIAEHKGLRLRLKVDRRLQRRALDTDPTLLGRAIHNLLDNAIKFSPAGRGVLLSARLRRGGVELAVQDQGIGIAAAEVGQVFKPYVQLHNPTRDRSQGIGLGLSIVQEAANLLGARLRLHSQPGRGSRFSLDLPEAALIALPARGATAAPVADAAPVLRLRDRHLLLVEDDPMAAAALQTWAGDWGLRISHRSNPADVEEALQPDLILCDVRLPGERDGIDWLTDWLAQWPEARGLLLSGELAAETHQRAEQEGLLLLTKPVPPDLLLRTLAGMAP, from the coding sequence ATGCGCCTGCCCTTCGCCCTGTTCAACTACCAGGCCTACTCGCCGCAGCTCGCCACCGAGCTGCTGGCGCTGGGCTGGGGCAGCCTACGTCCCTGGCTGTCGCCGCTGGCGGTAGGCGTGGTCGCGGCGCTGTGCTGGGCGGTGGTCGACCACTCCCTGCTGCTGTCCTGGCTGGCCTTCAGCGCCGTCAACGGCGCACTGGGACTGCTGCTGCGGCGACGCTACCAGCAGATCTCCGTCATGGCCCTGCAGGAACTGCGCATCGGCGAGTGGCTGGCGTTGCTGCACGGCGGCGTGCTGCTGGGCGCGATCTGGGGGGCGCTGGGCCTGCTGCTGGTGCCGGGCCTGGCCAACCACAACCTGATGATCGTGATGATCTACATGGCCGTCAGCGTGTCCGCCGCCTCGATCGCCTCGTTCGGCCTGGCACACGTGCTGTCGGCCTCCGCCGTATCGCTGGGCCTGCTGCTGCCGCCGCTGCACCACACCTTTCCCGGCCACTGGGGCCAGCTGGCGGTGATGTTCCTCTTCTTTCACGCCACCATCATCCAGGCCGTGCTGGTGCGCCACCACGGCAATGCGCGCAACCTGATGCTGGAGCAGGAAAAGGACCGCCTGCTGGAACAGCAGCGCAGCGCCGCCGAGAGCGCGCAGCGCGCCAACCGCGAAAAGTCCGCCTTCCTCGCCGCCGCCAGCCACGACCTGCGCCAGCCGCTGCACGCGCTGATGCTGACCAGCCATGCGCTGCGCATGCGCGTCCCCGAGGGCGAGAGCCGCGACCTGGTCGACCGCGTGCTGGAGGCGGGCCAGGCACTGTCCGACCAGTTCAACGGCCTGATGGACCTGTCCAAGCTCGAGGGCGGCGCCTACAGGCTCAACCAGCAACCGACCCCGCTGATGGAGCTGCTGCCGCGCGCCATCGCCTCGCATCGCCAGATCGCGGAGCACAAGGGCCTGCGGTTGCGGCTGAAGGTCGACCGCCGCCTGCAGCGGCGCGCGCTGGACACCGACCCGACGCTGCTCGGACGCGCCATCCACAACCTGCTCGACAACGCCATCAAGTTTTCGCCGGCCGGCCGCGGCGTGCTGCTGTCCGCGCGCCTGCGCCGGGGCGGCGTCGAACTGGCGGTGCAGGACCAGGGCATCGGCATCGCCGCGGCGGAGGTCGGGCAGGTGTTCAAGCCCTACGTGCAGCTGCACAACCCGACACGCGACCGCAGCCAGGGCATCGGCCTGGGCCTGAGCATCGTGCAGGAGGCCGCCAACCTGCTGGGAGCGCGGCTGCGCCTGCACTCGCAACCGGGCCGCGGCAGCCGCTTCTCGCTGGACTTGCCCGAGGCGGCGCTGATCGCCCTGCCCGCGCGCGGCGCCACCGCTGCGCCGGTGGCCGATGCTGCGCCGGTGCTGCGCCTGCGCGACCGTCACCTGCTGCTGGTGGAGGACGACCCGATGGCCGCTGCAGCGCTGCAGACCTGGGCCGGAGACTGGGGCCTGCGCATCAGCCACCGCAGCAATCCGGCCGACGTCGAGGAGGCACTGCAGCCGGACCTGATCCTCTGCGACGTGCGCCTGCCCGGCGAGCGCGACGGCATCGACTGGCTCACCGACTGGCTGGCGCAGTGGCCGGAGGCGCGCGGCCTGCTGCTGTCCGGCGAACTGGCCGCGGAAACCCACCAGCGCGCCGAGCAGGAGGGCCTGCTGCTGCTGACCAAGCCGGTGCCGCCGGACCTGCTGCTTCGGACCCTGGCGGGGATGGCGCCATGA
- a CDS encoding GMC family oxidoreductase, whose translation MDEYDYIIVGAGSAGCVLANRLSADGQARVCLLEAGPVDSNPLIHMPLGVVALVRGWFANWNFWTEPQPHCAGRRIHQPRGKVLGGSSSINATVCTRGHAWDYDHWAELGCEGWSYDEVLPYFRKSENYSAVLPERDRPYHGHDGPLSVSERRYTSPLSETFIEAAQQCGHSRNDDFNGMEQEGFGTFKVFQKDGERCSNSRAYLTDEVRNRPNLTILTGAHAMQLLLEGKRAVGVKLRRGGHDEELRVQREVILSAGAFQSPQLLLLSGIGPRAELEKHGIAVKHELPGVGENLQDHLDVIVETRAKSRAPISWHPASLLRTLWSLLQYLFLRRGELSSNVVETGGFFKSAPAEPIPDLQCHFAPTANVENGFRLSAMFGYRYIAFVCDLRPLARGRVALHSADPLAPPLIDGNFLSQQRDVSRLVAGVRALRLILAQRAFDPHRDVELSPGPAVQSDAELEDWVRRNAGSNFHPVGTCRMGTDDMAVVDPQLRVRGIEGLRVVDASIMPTLNGSNTNAPATMIGEKGADLILRGGANRSHLRQASRDTANSSLEASIP comes from the coding sequence ATGGACGAGTACGACTACATCATCGTCGGAGCCGGCTCCGCCGGCTGCGTGCTGGCCAACCGCCTCTCGGCCGACGGCCAGGCGCGCGTCTGCCTGCTGGAAGCCGGCCCGGTCGACAGCAACCCGCTGATCCACATGCCGCTGGGCGTGGTCGCGCTGGTGCGCGGCTGGTTCGCCAACTGGAACTTCTGGACCGAGCCGCAGCCGCATTGCGCCGGCCGGCGCATCCACCAGCCGCGCGGCAAGGTGCTGGGCGGCAGCAGCAGCATCAACGCCACGGTCTGCACCCGCGGCCACGCCTGGGACTACGACCACTGGGCCGAGCTTGGCTGCGAGGGCTGGTCCTACGACGAGGTGCTGCCCTACTTCCGCAAGTCCGAGAACTACAGCGCGGTGCTGCCCGAGCGCGACCGCCCCTATCACGGCCATGACGGCCCGCTGAGCGTGTCCGAGCGGCGCTACACCAGCCCGCTGAGCGAGACCTTCATCGAGGCGGCGCAGCAGTGCGGCCATTCGCGCAACGACGATTTCAACGGCATGGAGCAGGAAGGCTTCGGTACCTTCAAGGTGTTCCAGAAGGACGGCGAGCGCTGCAGCAACTCCCGCGCCTACCTGACCGACGAGGTGCGCAACCGCCCGAACCTGACGATCCTCACCGGCGCCCATGCCATGCAGCTGCTGCTCGAGGGCAAGCGCGCCGTCGGCGTGAAGCTGCGCCGTGGCGGCCACGACGAGGAACTGCGCGTGCAGCGCGAGGTGATCCTGTCCGCCGGCGCCTTCCAGTCGCCGCAGCTGCTGCTGCTCTCCGGCATCGGCCCCAGGGCGGAGCTGGAGAAGCACGGCATCGCGGTGAAGCACGAACTGCCCGGCGTCGGCGAGAACCTGCAGGACCACCTCGACGTGATCGTCGAGACCCGGGCGAAAAGCCGCGCGCCGATCTCCTGGCACCCGGCCTCGCTGCTGCGCACGCTGTGGAGCCTGCTGCAGTACCTGTTCCTGCGCCGCGGCGAGCTGAGCAGCAACGTGGTGGAGACCGGCGGCTTCTTCAAGTCCGCGCCGGCCGAGCCGATCCCCGACCTGCAGTGCCATTTCGCGCCGACCGCGAACGTCGAGAACGGCTTCCGCCTGTCGGCGATGTTCGGCTACCGCTACATCGCCTTCGTCTGCGACCTGCGGCCGCTGGCGCGCGGCCGCGTGGCGCTGCACAGCGCCGATCCGCTGGCGCCGCCGCTGATCGACGGCAACTTCCTCAGCCAGCAGCGCGACGTGAGCCGCCTGGTCGCGGGCGTGCGCGCCCTGCGGCTGATCCTGGCGCAACGCGCCTTCGACCCGCATCGCGACGTGGAGCTGTCGCCCGGCCCGGCGGTGCAGAGCGACGCCGAACTGGAGGACTGGGTGCGCCGCAATGCCGGCTCCAACTTCCACCCGGTGGGAACCTGCAGGATGGGCACCGACGACATGGCGGTGGTGGACCCGCAGCTGCGCGTGCGCGGCATCGAGGGCCTGCGCGTGGTCGACGCCTCGATCATGCCGACGCTCAACGGCTCCAACACCAATGCGCCGGCGACGATGATTGGCGAAAAAGGCGCCGATCTCATCCTGAGGGGTGGTGCGAACCGCTCGCATTTGCGGCAGGCTTCGCGCGACACCGCAAACTCCTCACTGGAAGCCTCAATCCCATGA
- a CDS encoding NAD(P)H-dependent flavin oxidoreductase — protein sequence MAMPQSWQGRVRVPAIAAPMFLVSTPKLVTACCKAGVVGTFPALNQRSTQGFVAWLDELEATLTPQDAPYGVNLVVHKTNPRLQADLAEVVKHKVPLVITSLGAAAEVVDAVHSYGGLVFHDIISLRHAEKAAQAGVDGLIPVAAGAGGHAGTLNPFAMIPEIRSIFSGYIALSGCIGNGAGIAAALALGADFGYLGTRFIGTQEAEAPEAYKQMLLDSRAADIVYTPAISGVPANFLRPSILKAGLDPENLKPKTELDFGTELSAGKAWKDIWSAGQGTGAITDLPPARELCERLVAEYRETCARLGRSA from the coding sequence ATGGCCATGCCGCAATCCTGGCAGGGACGCGTGCGCGTTCCCGCGATCGCCGCGCCGATGTTCCTGGTGTCGACGCCGAAGCTGGTCACGGCCTGCTGCAAGGCCGGCGTGGTCGGAACCTTCCCGGCGCTGAACCAGCGCAGCACGCAGGGCTTCGTCGCCTGGCTCGACGAACTCGAGGCGACGCTGACGCCGCAGGACGCGCCCTACGGCGTGAACCTGGTGGTGCACAAGACCAACCCGCGCCTGCAGGCCGACCTCGCCGAAGTGGTGAAGCACAAGGTACCGCTGGTGATCACCTCGCTGGGCGCCGCCGCCGAGGTGGTGGACGCGGTGCACAGCTACGGCGGCCTGGTGTTCCACGACATCATCAGCCTGCGCCATGCCGAGAAGGCCGCGCAGGCCGGCGTCGACGGCCTGATCCCGGTGGCAGCGGGCGCCGGCGGCCATGCCGGCACGCTCAATCCCTTCGCGATGATCCCGGAGATCCGCTCGATCTTCAGCGGCTACATCGCGCTGTCCGGCTGCATCGGCAACGGCGCCGGCATCGCCGCAGCGCTGGCCCTGGGCGCCGACTTCGGTTACCTCGGCACGCGCTTCATCGGCACGCAGGAAGCCGAGGCGCCGGAAGCCTACAAGCAGATGCTGCTCGACAGCCGCGCCGCCGACATCGTCTACACCCCGGCGATCAGCGGCGTACCGGCCAACTTCCTGCGCCCCTCGATCCTGAAGGCCGGCCTGGACCCGGAAAACCTCAAGCCCAAGACCGAACTCGACTTCGGCACCGAGCTGTCGGCCGGCAAGGCCTGGAAGGACATCTGGTCGGCGGGGCAAGGCACCGGTGCCATCACCGACCTGCCGCCGGCGCGCGAGCTCTGCGAGCGGCTGGTGGCGGAGTATCGCGAGACCTGTGCGCGGCTGGGCCGCTCGGCCTGA
- a CDS encoding nuclear transport factor 2 family protein, giving the protein MDDHRAIERLLYRYAELIDAGDFAGVGQLFERGRIVAGGNAVAGAAAVQGMYESYTRRYACGTPRTQHLMGNVCIDVDAGGRSAQARLRFTVFQALEDFPLQAIIAGRYQDRFARDEGGWYFAERRMQPELMGDLSRHLLLPVPQEKG; this is encoded by the coding sequence TTGGACGACCATCGCGCCATAGAGCGCCTTTTGTACCGCTATGCCGAGTTGATCGATGCCGGCGACTTTGCTGGCGTCGGGCAGCTGTTCGAGCGGGGCCGGATCGTTGCCGGCGGCAATGCCGTTGCCGGCGCCGCGGCGGTACAGGGCATGTACGAGAGCTACACGCGGCGCTACGCCTGCGGCACGCCGCGTACGCAGCACCTGATGGGCAATGTCTGCATCGACGTCGATGCGGGCGGCCGTTCGGCGCAGGCGCGCCTGCGCTTCACGGTGTTCCAGGCGCTGGAGGACTTTCCGCTGCAGGCGATCATCGCCGGGCGCTACCAGGATCGTTTCGCGCGCGACGAGGGCGGCTGGTACTTCGCCGAGCGCCGCATGCAGCCGGAGCTGATGGGTGACCTCAGCCGCCATTTGCTGCTTCCCGTCCCACAGGAGAAGGGCTGA